The stretch of DNA TTGCATGCGTGAGGCGCAGCTTTACTGCTGCTGGAACACCTCGTACTGCGACTATCCCTGCCAGCAGGACCACTGGCAGCGTCACTCGACCACCTGCGGCCAGGCCGgcgcactgggactgggggaAACAATCGATTTAACGCCCCCGCCGGTATCCGAGCCAACCCGCCTCAGGCCCAAGCCAACGACTGCCAGTCCAACGGCCACAGTGACTGCGAGTCCGATGGCCACAGTGACTGCTAATCCAATGGCCACAGCTACTGGGAGTCTGATGGCTACAGCGATGCCAGTACCGACATCAATGCCAGCACCAATACCAACGCCTGCACCCAGTAACGTGATTCCCGCCCCACAGTTGCATCGGTCAGCGCTCAGTGGGATTCCTATGGTCACTGCATCGGGATCGGGAACAGCCTCTGGATCTGGTGTACCTGTTGCCCTGCCAGCTCCCAAAAAGTGGCAGACCATGATGTCCTTTACGGGTCTTCCCACAAATCAAGAGAGTCTGCTCAAGCAGTCTGGTCCCCTGCTGGCCGGACTGCCATCCAGCACATGTGTGCGCCCAGTGGTCAGCGCCACGCAAACATCCGCGACATCAGTCAGCAACATGATCCACACGACCTCGTTAATAACACCAGCAGCGCCATCATCGACTGCGCATATGGGCACCATCATAACCGGCCCGCGCAACACCATGAACGCGTACAACAACGCCATGAGCTATGCCAGTCGACTGCCCACACCTCAGTCGATGTCCATGCAGCAATACAGTTTACCAGTAGGTTGCCCTTCAGCCATTGCCCAGCTCCATTCGATTAATGTGTGACTTTTCATTGAttccattgaaatatttgcaggTACCCATCTCTGTGCCCAACAACGTTGTGCCGTCGTACACTGTGCTGGCAGAGCAGCCGCCAAAGCCAAGGTCCACGGGTCGCAGGGGACAAAACCGCAACCGCAACAACGCAAACTCCAACgccaacaatggcaacagcacGATGGGAATGCGCCACAACCAAGCGAACCAAATGCAGTTTCAGCAGTAAGGATTGTCACTGCAGGAggagtacatacataatttcCCACCCGAAGAGACAGCCTGTGATGGAGGACGAAATCTTTTCTACATGATTCCCAGATATTAAGAATATCTCAAAACAgaagttttttttatgtttttttctttaccACGTTACCCATTGAAGGGAGGAGAAGGACCATTATTAAGTATATTAACCGCACTTGATATCATTTACACAACTAAAAGACGTCTTTTGCTTGCAGATAATTTCATTAAAGCTTTGGCAGCGAACCTACCAGAGATTACGAGAAAGGATCTCGCACCGACGGAGTGTGTAAAAAAGtcattttttgtataattttcaatttttagtAGAATAAGAAGGACAGTACACCACTAAGTAGTTAGGCTAAGAACTGTGAACCGCATAGCCAGTATGCCCATAAGAAGAACTTATGCAAAACACAACTAAGAATCATCCCCTCACATTCTCAGTCGAAGAATCAAACACATTGCATCGATTACATAGATTTTATGtattaaaactgaaacaagCAAAGCTGCATTACTGAAGTTATAAGATAGAAACGTAAGCCGTAACTAAACTGTATAGATCGTTCGAATGATTATTTAATCTTGATTTATCGGTTAAACAAGTAAATgtttaagcaattaaaaacaGACACCTGTAAAACGAAATGTATTCTCCCTTAATGATAATAGTTATTGCCACAGAAATGGTCAATCAATGTCCAACTTCTTGAAGTTGCCCTCGATGCCAAAGAGATCGGAGACGGTCTTGGCTTTGCCGGGTCTCAGTTTCTCATTCACCTGATGGCGCGTCTCAAACTCGAGCATTTCCTTGCGATTGTCCAGCAGTTTCTTGTAGTAGATCTCTGGAAAAGTGtcaacaaataatatttataatccATGTAAACTATAATCTTAGGCTCACCCCTGGCCACATTGGTCTCCTCTCCCAGTCCGCCGTAGTCCTTGGGCAGCATTTCGCGCGGCACAAATTTATAGAAATCATTTATGTCATTGTGCATGTGGAGAACACTTGACAGTTCCTTCTTCATAAAAGGATTCATCAGAGCCATAATCTTGTCCATGAACGGCACAATGTTGACAAAGTGGAAACCAATCAGTCGTATGGCAGCCGCTTCctacagcaaagaaaaatctaACATTTGCTTTGACAAGGAGTCTGGTAGGTTACCTGCAGGTAGAAGAGGAATTTCTTCATTTGGAGCAGTCCAATGCGTGCCAAGTGGCCCAGGGCGCAGCCCTTCAGATCGATAACAATCACATGTCCCGGCTGTATGCCATCCTCGTACATCCAGTAGTCGAATATCATGCAATATCTGAaagtgcaaagcaaacaaaacagagaacGATAAGGCAAGGCATAGAGATATTAGTAGCCCCCATtataattgttattaatttaattgttttattttaattgagaGCCATTATACCGAGCGCACACATCAACTGAGATCTGTGCGAGTGCCAGATAGTGCCTGAGTATCTATAGCTAAGTGACTAACTACTGtaactgtttctgtttctgtatcttgTGTGCGTGCACGGACAACTGTTTGGGTTCGCTTCTCGGGGTTGGGGTTGTGTTCGGGGTGGGCACCGTTGACATTAAACACTTCGGACCTTAATCTCTTCATGTTTCAGTGTGGCTTGTCATAATCACGCTACACGTCCCACAAGCAAATGACGTCCAAATTGCACTTAACTAACTTGGCAATAATTGTCGGCCATTAATACTAAAGTTGAGCAAGTGTTCGGGGAATTCGGACATTGCTTTTTTGACTTGTAAGtcgaaatatatatattcgaaAGGCATGTGTAAAAATAGCCACTAGCCAGGCAGAGCAGGAAAGTAATTTGCAGAAGTATTAGGCATGAGTAATCCGAGTTAATCTTTCGATTCTGTATCTCACTTACAGCTTCATGGCATCCGCAAAGTTATAGTTCGATGCATTGAGGTCTTCCAGCTTGGCGACAATCACACGATAGCCCTCGGGCGTGGCTCCAGGCAGGGGCACAATGGAACTGCAATTACACTTGGAAATAATTTGGATAGAATTCTCAGTACTCAAGCTTGGGTCCTACATTGTCTTCATGGCACGCCGCAGCTCGGGTCGCTCGCAGTCAAGGTTCACAAAGAACTCATCCAGGTGTGTGCGTGCGGTGAGATTGATGTCCAGGACTTGCTTTGCCACCTCCATGCTGTAGCGGCAGGCGTGGAAGAAGTGCAGGGCTTCGCCCTCCGAAAAGTGATCCGAGATGTGGGGCTGGGCATGGATCCATTCGACAAACTTTTGCACCTCCGAACGCTTGATCTCCGGAAAGCGGGCATATTGTTCCTCCAGATCGGCCTCCTTCATCTCTTGCTGGCACTGCTCCTTATTGGATGGACGGATGGGATCTGCGGAAGTTGCGAGTGCAAGTTCGAGGAGTACTTTTGATTTTAGCGATGCTCGTGCCCGAAACGCGTTTCCAGCTAACGGCGGTCGACTGtcgaatgaaatggaaatggaagctgTTTGCTTTCGCAAGTGAAACTGGTTGGGTTGTCTGTTGTCCGGCGATTTCGGCATGCAATTTCAACTACGTTCGGGATCGCATCGGGAGTCGATTGTGGGCTGGTGGCTGCTTGCTCTGGGGGGAAGTTGGGTATGAGTCCCCAActgtggcgtggcgtggcgtgtgCTAGCCGAGACGCAGACAGCGGGCAGCAGACGCTGCTGTTTTGGGGGAAAACTGCAACTGGCTTTCGTTCGTTCAtcgtcgtcgacgtcgtcatcgtcatcggctCATTTCacttccatccatccacttgCGTGAAAATGTAGTTTTTCCTCTCTCGCCAAactgttattatttttattattctctctctctctctctctctctgtttctttgtatcttttgggTTGCATAACATGTGATCAAATGATTGGGCGGTCGGATCCAAGGCGAATGGCCTGTTATTATTTCGCATGGCGTGTGCTGGGGCCGACCGAGGGGTTCCAGCTCCTTCATCAAATCCAAAATGTGATGCTTGAGTGGCGAAAGGGAGTTATGAtatgtgtttggtttttgtgggaTCAACTGAAGGTGGACGTAGACGTAATAAACAGATACAAATTATGGGACGGTGTAAAGTTTGTGGAGATCAATCTTTTGTTGTGAAATTTGAGCTAAAAACTATCTTATAAATCTTCTAGATAGATGGAAGTTTATAGGCAAAAAGAGATAGGTAGCGTCGTATTCATATTAAGTCGCAACAggctgaaaatatttacaaagaACTGGCATTAAAGGGGTTTCATGATATAAATGTTCTTCGCAAATGTCCCTACAATAAACGagtctctgctctgtctggAGTACCACCATAGACAGAGGATGGAACTGCCCTAAGTGGGCATTGAACGCAATCCAAATACCATCTCCTGATGTGCCAGGCTGCGAGAGTGGCCACGAGAGTAAACTGGAACCACTCAAACGAAGCATCCTTCAGCCAAATAAGATGTCACCACTCCATGGAGTTCTCATGGCGCTCTTCTCCAGATAGATCATTCCTCTAGCTGCAGTCACACAACCTGGCTGCAACTTGGTCTTCTTCTTTTGCCACACAACTACGACGGCCTCATTTCTGAGGCAGACACTTGAcattttgccagcagcagcggcagcagcagacaccagCCAAGCCAAGCTCAGGCCAAGTGGACGACAAGCAACCTGGCAgcctctggctgttgctgttgctgtttctgtggcagtggcatgctCAGAGCTCCGCTCCGCTCAGCCGGTGCGCCACTTTGGCGTGTCTGAAATTCCAAACGGATTAGAAGCCGCGCGCAAAGAGCAAAcggcaaatgtttgctgcCAATGGCAGCCCAACCAGTTTACGCGCCAGAGAAGGCCTTGTATTATTTTGGCCCCAAAGCTGGCAGCGaatcagtggcagtggcagcggcagaggcagcggcagaggcaggtgTCGCGTGGTGTCAGCCTCGAGTGTCCATCGTCCAACTAGGCAACTGCCATGCCGAAATTAATTATCAATTCCTCCAAACTCAAACACAAGTCGGAGTCCAAGTTCGACTTGCAGGTGGGGTCAGGCGGCAGCACACTGAAGGGGACTGAGGCCAGACATCAGTTTTTTCGCAATGctgacccaaaaaaaaatcaatcgCAGGAATGTTTGCATGCTAATCGGGGATCAGGTTTTGAGGCTCACGATGATCATGAAGGTGCTGCTGGCAGATACTGGTACTCCGACTATGGCTGTTGCCTCTGGtggttgatgatgatgttgtcaTCGTTTGGCAACTTGTGTCGACGTTTTATGTTGCCGTCACGCACCGAGTCCTATGTCGCCTTGTTTTTTCGTGTGTCTGTTTCTTTCGTTCTGTGTACGCGCGCGCACTCTTGTCCTCCTTTGGCCCTGCCCagttttttgtggctggcttttatttgttctttgccatttttcacgCATTTGACTGCATTACTTAACCTCAATTTAGCTGGCGACGTGCCTCACTCCCATTACACTCCCCACTCCCAGTCCCCGTTCCATTCCCCGTTCCATGCCCATTCCATCCTCGGGCAaatgttgccgttgccgttgcccgtTTCCGTTGGCCGCCGCCGAAGCTCCGTTGGACAAATGAAGTTGTCGCGTCGGtttacaacaatttgcataactgCCCCATGCACCCTGCCTCCCCCCAATCCTCTTGAGACGCGCAAACGTGAGCGGTGAGCGGATCCTGTCCTGTTTCAATTGTCGATCGATGGAGCCGCAGCACCCCGGCCTCAGCCCTGACTCATTTGTATGGATTGCCCTGCTGCcgtctcctctcctctcccggCTTCTTTCTTCTCTAACAATTGAATGGTGTCGCTGCGGATGGGCAGAGGGTAGAGGAGGGGCGATGGGTCTCTTACCACGCGTTTGTCGCTCGCCGGCTTAAAAAGCTTCGATTGTTCTCGCACTcactggctctctctctccctctcttttgtCTAAAACTTGTTTGCGCATGCGCGCCAACTTTTGTGTCTACCCTTTAGGAAGAGGGTACTATGATTTTTATCAGAtgaacggcagcaacagctgaattattattatctataaacaaaaattcactcttgtttcttttgtgtttcctGGCAAATCATGAAGCTGCCATGGGAAATGTAAAACGAATATTTTGCACCTTTTTCTGAGATccataaaaacatttcaattgcaagggtatcaaaaactTCGTCTCATCAAAGTGCCATtctctcctttctttttttttgtgttttatgttcatgttgctctttttttctgttattttagcggtttttgttttgatttctgaTTGCCGTTCGAATGTCTtatgcctctttttttttgtttttggttttttgtgtggctgccactgccgctgctgttgccgctgctgccgtgttgttgttgctgccactgccactgtctgtTGCCCAGTTTTATTTACGGTGGCAAGTGTCGCTtgacaaattgattttgatttgtttggtCTTTTTTCCGCCGTGCTttgtctctgctctgcgcaTGCAAGCCGCCGGCAATGGgaagttttgtgttttttttcggtttttggttcgGTGTCTTGCCGGGGGGAACcttgaatgcacttttggGAAGTTgtttaacaaatttaaaaattaattaaaattgttgcagTTCCCACCCAGCGTACCCTACAGCCTGAAAGTTCGGGCAGGAAGAGGAATCAACAGCAATATCCAGCCAATTATCGTTTCCTTTTTACAGCCAGCGGCGGCATtcaaattggaaattggaaaatgttaatGGAAAATCATGTGTAGGCAACAGTTGAACGATCTCGGGGGTGTAGCAAGAGAAGAGGTAAGAGAGGGGTAACTGTTATATTACACGCTCGCTGCCATCCTGTTTCATGCAAGAGCAAGCAACAGGATGCCCGGGCAATGAATGCCACTGGCATGAATAGGGAGCGAGAAGGTTGCCCCTGCCCTGATCTGATTGCCACTCAAAAAGCCAACCAAAGCCGCGGAGTCAAGCGGAATCGAGTGGAGTGTGACGTACCGGGGAATGTGAGCTGCAGGCCAGGCAGACAAAGCCCCgcgatccatccatccaaccaaccaaccatccctaccatccatccatccatccatccatccactcaaCAATCACAAAGGGGAAAGGGACACAACACATTAACGCATTTTGAAGtaattgccagccagccaggacgCGATGTAGGGACTCGGATGAGGGTCACGAATACGATTTGGGGATGGACGATGGAACAAAGGAAAGACGTTTCTTTTGCGCTCAGTCGTGCATCAACGAAATCCTTGGTGCCTCCGTCCCCcctggaaaacaaaaagaacaaggaACAAGCAGAGCTGCACACCTGATGATGTCTTTGACTCTTGGACTCCGACACCTGAGACGAGCCACAGACGAACGTTGAAAAATGATAATTAGATGGTCTAGCAACCCTCCGCCAGACAGACGTTACACCAacacagggacagagacacgCATAGAAGCAACACAGATGGATGGTTGGTGGTGGAATCTCAGTAGGAGAAGGAATCCTCTTACCCTGTGCTCGCGTAGTGTGAAGTGATCGTTTTGACTATTTAAATGTTGTCGTCCAGGGGTGGTTGTACCTGTACCTTTACCCGTACCTGTAACGGAAGAAGCAACCTGCTAGGATGTAGAGGATCATTCTGCCACCCCTGAAACGCGGACGGGACGCGCTTGAACAGATCGCAACGGAATCGCCGCCTGGAGGGAAGATGTGCACTGCACTGCGCCCTAATTAGTGGcagggaaagggaaatggaaatggctttggctctgtgcATCGCAACgtaaaaatatgcacatatcAAGCATTCGTATCTACATAATTATTAATTCAATATTTCCTGCCGGTTCTTGCGCCCCAGTTCCCTACATCGCCTCTTGAAGTTGCTCTGAAGAACGACAAGAATCAGCTCAAGAAACGAAAGGAGAGGAAGCAGGCACTTGACACAAGGACCACGTACAGATTGCAAGGGGCTGCTatagaggaggaggagaagcagaagccggATGGTGAAATCAAAAGAGAACGCGATTGCAAAGAGAAAGCACCAGCAAGGAAACTCAAACAGGAGTTCGGATCGATGCCTTGGGGCCAGAGACCACTTGGCGTAAAGGAAAGTCGTTCTTTTTTATGATTCAATGACCTGTTTACTGCATGCCAGGATTCTTTGTTAGAGGCAAGGGAATGCTGGGAATGCAATTATCTACGATCTTTGGAGAGCTGTGGCGAAAGTCTCCCCATGCACACGTGCACCTCTGCCGGAcacaggcagagccacagGCACGCGCCGCAAGCTTTACTATCTCTTTGTCTCCTCTCGCCATGATTCTACCCGACTAGCCACCATCGACAGGGGCATCCATTAACATTGTAACATTTTTATGCTTTCGCTGGCTCTTCGTCCCGTTTCGttccattccatcccatccatggcacatatgtacacacacaatgAAAGAGATAGGAGAGACAGCGGGAGAATTGAATCTGTTCTCTACACAGTTCGTTGAACTCTCCGCTGACGCTGATGATTTGCGCCTAGCTGCCcgatctctccctctctctctcccgttcTGGGGTTAgatcccagctccagctctgcctGCGAGGATGATGATAAATTATGAGACACGCACTCGCT from Drosophila subobscura isolate 14011-0131.10 chromosome O, UCBerk_Dsub_1.0, whole genome shotgun sequence encodes:
- the LOC117896394 gene encoding alpha-tocopherol transfer protein-like; the protein is MKEADLEEQYARFPEIKRSEVQKFVEWIHAQPHISDHFSEGEALHFFHACRYSMEVAKQVLDINLTARTHLDEFFVNLDCERPELRRAMKTISIVPLPGATPEGYRVIVAKLEDLNASNYNFADAMKLYCMIFDYWMYEDGIQPGHVIVIDLKGCALGHLARIGLLQMKKFLFYLQEAAAIRLIGFHFVNIVPFMDKIMALMNPFMKKELSSVLHMHNDINDFYKFVPREMLPKDYGGLGEETNVAREIYYKKLLDNRKEMLEFETRHQVNEKLRPGKAKTVSDLFGIEGNFKKLDID